In Deltaproteobacteria bacterium PRO3, the sequence CGCGGCCGTCGATGCCGGTCTGGAAGATCTTCACCTGCCCGGAGGCGACGCAGAACAGGCCCTCGGGAACGTTGCCCTGGGCGAACAGTAAATCGCGGCGCCGGTAATGACGCAGCTTCTTATGGGGCTGGAGCTGCGCGAGGTCGTCGGCGCAGAGCGTGCCGAAGAGGCTCTTGCCGCGGTGCTGGCAGTTCTCGCAGGCGGGGTTGTCGCGGGGTTTCACTTTTTCCATTTGATCGAACAGCCCATCGAGGGCCATTGCTCCTCGGGAGGCGCCTCGCCGGCCAAGACCCGGTCGAGGGCGGCGGCGAGCTCGCGCCGCGTCACCATGGAGGGGTCTTGCCAATTGTCGTCGATGCGTCCGTGATAAAACAGCCTGCGCTCCTTGTCGAAGAGGTAGAGGTCCGGGGTGCAGACCGCGCCGTAGGCCTTGGCCACCTCTTGGGTCTCGTCGACCAGGTAGGGAAAGCCGTATTCCTTCTTTCGCCAGCGCTCGAGGAGCTTCTCGGGCCGGTCGTCCGGGTAATC encodes:
- a CDS encoding thioredoxin family protein — encoded protein: MVLLKSTDIPLGSPAPDFRLRSVDGKEYALEDFAGAKALLVMFICNHCPYVVAVEDRIVQLQREYGPKGVQLVGICANDPTDYPDDRPEKLLERWRKKEYGFPYLVDETQEVAKAYGAVCTPDLYLFDKERRLFYHGRIDDNWQDPSMVTRRELAAALDRVLAGEAPPEEQWPSMGCSIKWKK